One region of Anaeromyxobacter paludicola genomic DNA includes:
- a CDS encoding acetate uptake transporter, protein MSELQAVTSTPVRDIARALPHETVIRDSTANPAPLGLMGFGLTTILLNMHNAGFIGIGSMILAMGMFYGGIAQVIAGYMEWKKKNTFGMVAFTSYGFFWISLVALVLMPRFGIEAADGRAMAAYLFVWGLFSLVLFVGTFRTTRALMIVFFLLTILFFLLAVGDATGSKAVTRLAGYEGILCGLGAMYVGAAQIWNEMYGRTVLPLGSFD, encoded by the coding sequence ATGAGCGAACTGCAGGCCGTGACCTCGACCCCGGTGCGCGACATCGCGCGCGCGCTGCCGCACGAGACGGTGATCCGCGACTCCACCGCCAACCCGGCGCCGCTCGGCCTGATGGGCTTCGGGCTCACGACCATCCTGCTCAACATGCACAACGCCGGCTTCATCGGGATCGGCAGCATGATCCTGGCGATGGGCATGTTCTACGGCGGCATCGCCCAGGTGATCGCCGGCTACATGGAGTGGAAGAAGAAGAACACCTTCGGCATGGTGGCCTTCACCTCCTACGGCTTCTTCTGGATCAGCCTGGTGGCGCTGGTGCTCATGCCGCGCTTCGGCATCGAGGCGGCCGACGGGCGGGCCATGGCGGCCTACCTGTTCGTCTGGGGGCTCTTCAGCCTGGTGCTCTTCGTCGGGACCTTCCGCACCACCCGCGCGCTCATGATCGTGTTCTTCCTGCTCACGATCCTCTTCTTCCTGCTCGCGGTGGGCGACGCCACCGGCTCGAAGGCGGTCACCCGCCTCGCCGGCTACGAGGGCATCCTCTGCGGGCTCGGCGCCATGTACGTGGGCGCGGCGCAGATCTGGAACGAGATGTACGGGCGGACGGTGCTGCCGCTCGGCTCGTTCGACTAG
- a CDS encoding outer membrane beta-barrel protein, with amino-acid sequence MKTLAALAVLLPTVALAQGAYPPPPSYYPPPPPGARRYQPEPTRDTWYIGFGVGAGDGSVSGQGQRLNLSDLGGGGRLGLNFKVGATLTPKLLLGFDLLTLSSFGTQYDSGGFPYDATATIADADLMLTYFPWEKGFFVRGGVGPSFLTFDSRGPGYHDSVSYGGFNGDVGAGYAFWLGRRFNLTLNADFAAQTYGSSSTRPESSRFFLMWVGFDWY; translated from the coding sequence GTGAAGACCCTCGCCGCCCTGGCCGTGCTGCTGCCCACCGTCGCCCTCGCGCAGGGCGCCTACCCGCCGCCCCCGAGCTACTACCCGCCCCCGCCGCCCGGCGCGCGGCGCTACCAGCCCGAGCCCACGCGCGACACCTGGTACATCGGGTTCGGCGTCGGCGCGGGGGACGGCAGCGTCAGCGGCCAGGGCCAGCGGCTCAACCTCTCGGACCTGGGCGGCGGCGGCCGGCTCGGGCTCAACTTCAAGGTGGGCGCCACGCTCACGCCGAAGCTGCTCCTCGGCTTCGACCTGCTCACGCTGTCGTCGTTCGGGACGCAGTACGACTCGGGCGGCTTCCCCTACGACGCGACCGCCACCATCGCCGACGCCGACCTGATGCTCACCTACTTCCCGTGGGAGAAGGGGTTCTTCGTCCGCGGCGGCGTCGGCCCCTCGTTCCTCACCTTCGACAGCCGGGGCCCCGGCTACCACGACAGCGTGAGCTACGGCGGCTTCAACGGCGACGTCGGCGCGGGGTACGCGTTCTGGCTCGGCCGCCGCTTCAACCTCACCCTGAACGCCGACTTCGCCGCGCAGACCTACGGCAGCTCGAGCACCCGGCCGGAGAGCTCGCGCTTCTTCCTGATGTGGGTCGGGTTCGACTGGTACTAG
- a CDS encoding methyltransferase domain-containing protein, with the protein MNQVDKARVRAAFDRGAAAYDEAARVQEAARDELLALAAPHLPARPRLLDVGAGTGALLARLAGESALAAGVDLAPGMAAAARARCPRARLAVADAERLPFRSGAFDVYLSSSALQWLTRLDLAFAEARRVLAPGGLLAVALFCGETLHELRGSYRAAAAARGAPDPTHRFFSRAEVAAALRDAGLAVLEERGAVHVEWHPDVADLLRALRRIGAGNAAPLAPSPALPRCAGEGEGLPISVPRASGLAGRRLMLDMMDRYRAGFSRDGAIPASYEVGYVVARAP; encoded by the coding sequence GTGAACCAGGTGGACAAGGCGCGCGTCCGGGCCGCGTTCGATCGCGGCGCGGCGGCCTACGACGAGGCGGCCCGGGTGCAGGAGGCGGCCCGGGACGAGCTCCTCGCGCTCGCCGCGCCCCACCTCCCCGCGCGGCCCCGCCTCCTCGACGTCGGCGCCGGGACCGGGGCGCTCCTGGCCCGGCTCGCCGGGGAGAGCGCCCTCGCCGCCGGCGTGGACCTCGCCCCCGGCATGGCCGCCGCCGCCCGGGCCCGCTGCCCGCGCGCGCGGCTCGCGGTGGCCGACGCGGAGCGGCTGCCGTTCCGGTCGGGGGCGTTCGACGTCTACCTCTCGAGCTCGGCGCTGCAGTGGCTCACCCGGCTCGACCTCGCCTTCGCCGAGGCCCGGCGGGTGCTCGCCCCGGGCGGCCTCCTCGCCGTGGCGCTCTTCTGCGGGGAGACGCTCCACGAGCTGCGCGGCTCGTATCGCGCCGCCGCGGCCGCGCGCGGCGCGCCCGACCCGACGCACCGCTTCTTCTCGCGGGCCGAGGTCGCCGCCGCCCTGCGCGACGCCGGCCTCGCGGTGCTCGAGGAGCGCGGGGCGGTCCACGTGGAGTGGCACCCGGACGTGGCCGACCTGCTCCGCGCGCTCCGCCGCATCGGGGCGGGCAACGCGGCGCCGCTCGCCCCCTCCCCGGCCCTCCCCCGCTGCGCGGGAGAGGGAGAAGGCCTCCCGATCTCCGTGCCGCGGGCCTCCGGCCTCGCCGGCCGCCGCCTCATGCTCGACATGATGGACCGCTACCGCGCGGGCTTTTCCAGGGACGGTGCCATCCCGGCGAGCTACGAGGTAGGCTACGTGGTGGCGCGCGCCCCCTGA
- a CDS encoding alpha/beta fold hydrolase, whose protein sequence is MPVEPSPIALAVAPSGAGRPLVLLHGWGLSSLVFSPLRAALGEGLRVIAPDLRGHGRSPAAPSATLEDHVADLVALFERLELREALLAGWSLGAQVALAAVPRLAPRLAGLALLAGTPRFTRAEGWECGLPASTVEAMALRFRRDPARVLSRFFDGMFAPGEASPEAVRRRSEELLLAAPPPSEAAALAGLDQLLRVDLRGDLAGVAAPALVLHGDADAVCPPGAGAYLAERLPRARLVRLAGAGHAPFVTRPAECARALARFAGELP, encoded by the coding sequence ATGCCGGTCGAGCCCTCGCCCATCGCGCTGGCCGTGGCGCCCTCCGGAGCGGGCCGTCCGCTGGTGCTGCTCCACGGCTGGGGGCTGTCGTCGCTCGTCTTCTCGCCGCTCCGGGCGGCGCTCGGCGAAGGGCTCCGGGTCATCGCCCCCGACCTGCGCGGGCACGGCCGCTCCCCGGCCGCCCCCTCCGCCACGCTCGAGGACCACGTCGCCGACCTGGTCGCGCTCTTCGAGCGGCTCGAGCTGCGCGAGGCGCTCCTCGCCGGCTGGTCGCTCGGGGCCCAGGTGGCGCTCGCCGCCGTCCCCCGGCTGGCGCCGCGCCTCGCCGGGCTCGCCCTCCTCGCCGGCACGCCCCGCTTCACCCGGGCCGAGGGGTGGGAGTGCGGGCTCCCCGCGAGCACGGTGGAGGCGATGGCGCTGCGCTTCCGCCGCGACCCGGCCCGCGTCCTCTCGCGCTTCTTCGACGGGATGTTCGCGCCCGGGGAGGCGTCGCCCGAGGCGGTTCGCCGGCGCTCGGAGGAGCTGCTCCTCGCGGCGCCCCCGCCGTCCGAGGCGGCCGCGCTCGCCGGCCTCGACCAGCTGCTCCGGGTGGACCTGCGCGGCGACCTCGCCGGCGTGGCGGCGCCGGCGCTCGTGCTGCACGGCGACGCCGACGCGGTCTGCCCGCCCGGCGCGGGCGCCTACCTCGCCGAGCGGCTCCCCCGCGCCCGGCTCGTGCGCCTCGCCGGCGCCGGGCACGCGCCCTTCGTCACCCGCCCGGCCGAGTGCGCCCGGGCGCTGGCGCGCTTCGCGGGGGAGCTCCCGTGA
- the cydB gene encoding cytochrome d ubiquinol oxidase subunit II, which translates to MDLNTTWFLLVGVLISGYAVLDGFDLGVGILHLFAKSDAERDVHVGAIGPVWDGNEVWLLTGGGALFAAFPVVYATIFSGYYLALMLLLVALILRAVAMEFRHNVEAPAWRRAFDWAFGVGSLLPAILFGVAVGNVLRGVPLTPEHEWAGSFLGLLNPYAVLIGLVSLAMFVMHGALYLRMKSEGALHERMGKVAVGAWIAFLAVYALATVATFFVSPFLFEKATSNPAFWGLLLLLAGGLATIPRATRAGRSGTAFLASSVVIVSAIFLAAVSLFPRLVPSLGGLENSLDIYNSASSPKTQGVMLVIALLGMPLVLAYTAAVYRIFRGKVRPGHAYGEEPSAAERAGARAAR; encoded by the coding sequence ATGGACCTCAACACCACCTGGTTCCTCCTCGTCGGCGTCCTCATCTCCGGCTACGCGGTCCTCGACGGCTTCGACCTCGGCGTCGGCATCCTCCACCTGTTCGCGAAGAGCGACGCCGAGCGCGACGTCCACGTCGGCGCCATCGGCCCGGTCTGGGACGGCAACGAGGTGTGGCTCCTCACCGGCGGCGGCGCCCTCTTCGCCGCCTTCCCGGTGGTCTACGCCACCATCTTCAGCGGCTACTACCTCGCCCTCATGCTCCTCCTCGTCGCGCTCATCCTCCGCGCGGTGGCGATGGAGTTCCGGCACAACGTCGAGGCGCCGGCCTGGCGCCGCGCCTTCGACTGGGCCTTCGGCGTGGGCAGCCTCCTGCCGGCCATCCTCTTCGGCGTCGCCGTCGGCAACGTCCTGCGCGGCGTGCCGCTCACGCCGGAGCACGAGTGGGCCGGGAGCTTCCTCGGCCTGCTCAACCCGTACGCGGTGCTGATCGGGCTCGTGAGCCTCGCCATGTTCGTCATGCACGGCGCGCTCTACCTCCGGATGAAGAGCGAGGGCGCCCTCCACGAGCGGATGGGCAAGGTCGCGGTGGGGGCCTGGATCGCCTTCCTCGCCGTCTACGCGCTCGCGACGGTGGCCACCTTCTTCGTCTCGCCGTTCCTGTTCGAGAAGGCGACCTCCAACCCGGCCTTCTGGGGCCTCCTCCTGCTGCTCGCCGGCGGGCTCGCCACCATCCCGCGCGCCACCCGCGCGGGCCGGAGCGGCACGGCCTTCCTCGCCTCGTCGGTGGTGATCGTCTCCGCCATCTTCCTCGCGGCGGTGAGCCTCTTCCCGCGGCTCGTCCCGTCGCTGGGCGGCCTCGAGAACAGCCTCGACATCTACAACTCCGCCTCCTCGCCCAAGACGCAGGGCGTGATGCTGGTCATCGCGCTCCTCGGCATGCCGCTCGTGCTCGCCTACACCGCGGCCGTCTACCGGATCTTCCGGGGCAAGGTGCGGCCGGGCCACGCCTACGGCGAGGAGCCCTCGGCCGCCGAGCGGGCCGGCGCCCGCGCCGCGCGCTAG